The following proteins are co-located in the Paludibaculum fermentans genome:
- a CDS encoding efflux RND transporter periplasmic adaptor subunit, translating into MTSRTFSGRWAAITLAVLALAGTGCNRGGAASKKDAAAKKGDAVPVSLTAVAQRDVPLDLEVIGNIEAYSVISMRSQVSGLLQKVHFKEGDFVSKGQVLFSIDPSPFNAALREAEANLARSEAQIGQAQATLKRDIAQAKYSGQQADRYKSLQKEGIVSKEQVDQFTTAADTNSEIIRVDEAAIRSAEASLVASRAQADNARIQVGYTTIRSPIDGRTGNIAVKEGNIVSSNTIELTSINQIQPIYVTFSAPESNLAEIKKFAAEGKLQVTVLPSEGEEVTPEVGTLTFVDNNVDATTGTIKLKGTFQNAGRHLWPGAFVRVRLRLSTRKNALIVPAQAIQEGQDGQFVYIATDKMTVEQRPVKVGSRSGQDMVIDQGVEAGEKVVVEGQLRLAPGMKIRVREGRPGGPGKGGKKGGGGAPAATAAETPQGAPAADAPPSQDGSTTPGARKGRKGEHKKQ; encoded by the coding sequence TTGACCTCTAGAACTTTCTCCGGCCGATGGGCCGCCATAACCCTTGCTGTTCTCGCGCTGGCCGGAACTGGCTGTAATCGTGGTGGAGCGGCTTCCAAGAAGGATGCGGCAGCTAAGAAAGGCGACGCCGTGCCGGTGAGCCTCACCGCCGTCGCCCAACGTGATGTGCCGCTGGATCTCGAAGTGATCGGGAACATCGAAGCTTACTCGGTGATCTCCATGCGTTCGCAGGTCAGCGGTCTGCTCCAGAAGGTCCATTTCAAGGAAGGCGACTTCGTGTCGAAAGGACAGGTCCTGTTCTCCATCGACCCCAGTCCGTTCAACGCCGCCCTCCGCGAAGCTGAGGCGAATCTGGCGCGGTCGGAAGCCCAGATCGGCCAGGCGCAGGCGACGCTCAAGCGCGATATCGCCCAGGCCAAGTACTCCGGGCAGCAGGCCGACCGCTATAAGTCGCTGCAAAAGGAAGGCATCGTCTCCAAGGAACAGGTGGACCAGTTCACGACCGCCGCCGATACCAATTCCGAGATCATCCGCGTCGACGAAGCCGCCATCCGCAGCGCCGAAGCCTCCCTGGTCGCCTCCCGCGCGCAGGCCGACAACGCCAGGATCCAGGTGGGCTACACCACCATCCGTTCGCCCATCGACGGCCGCACCGGCAACATCGCCGTCAAGGAAGGCAACATCGTCTCCTCCAACACGATTGAGCTGACCTCCATCAATCAGATCCAGCCCATCTATGTGACCTTCTCGGCGCCGGAATCGAATCTTGCGGAGATCAAAAAGTTTGCCGCGGAAGGCAAACTGCAGGTCACGGTTCTGCCCTCGGAGGGCGAGGAAGTCACGCCCGAGGTCGGCACACTCACCTTTGTCGACAACAATGTCGACGCCACCACCGGCACCATCAAGCTCAAGGGGACCTTCCAGAACGCCGGCCGCCATCTCTGGCCCGGCGCGTTCGTCCGGGTCCGGCTGCGCCTGTCCACCCGCAAGAATGCACTGATCGTGCCTGCCCAGGCCATTCAGGAAGGCCAGGACGGCCAGTTCGTCTACATCGCCACCGACAAGATGACCGTCGAACAGCGTCCGGTGAAGGTGGGCTCCCGCAGCGGTCAGGATATGGTGATCGATCAGGGTGTGGAAGCGGGCGAAAAGGTCGTGGTCGAAGGCCAGCTCCGGCTTGCGCCCGGCATGAAGATCCGTGTCCGCGAAGGACGGCCCGGCGGTCCGGGCAAGGGTGGGAAGAAGGGCGGCGGTGGTGCACCCGCTGCTACCGCGGCCGAAACTCCGCAGGGCGCTCCCGCAGCCGACGCCCCGCCTTCACAGGACGGTAGTACAACTCCGGGCGCCCGCAAGGGCCGCAAGGGCGAGCACAAAAAACAGTGA
- a CDS encoding family 78 glycoside hydrolase catalytic domain: protein MLTAAPSALKPAGLTVEHRRNPSGISETAPRLSWVLEARTPTARGLAQSAYRVLVASSPANLKSGTGDLWDSGKVETAQSILVPYRGKVLETGMAAYWQVQVWDQAGNLSAWSETGQWSMGLLQASDWKGKWIGQGAYADYRSPNSPFQLITTSKWIWFDEGNPAVKAPAATRWFSAKVTLPAGRTMRHAMFVLGADNSFELSINGKPAGRGNQPSLPEVLDVAPLLKQGENVILVQAKNTREDPAGLIGALQVQFTSGEPLVLRSGSGWQAAASETGPWTAARELGGFGMKPWGDVGFQGERALPARMLRKEFSVGSGLRRATAYVSGLGLSELYVNGSKAGDDVLSPNLSEYAKRVFYVTHDVTKQLKSGENALGVMLGNGRYWAPRNQVPIGMVGYDVPKLLLQLELEYADGKHETVVSDPTWKMTTDGPVRVNNEYDGEEYDATKEISGWANAGFDDSKWQPVEALQPPQGALEAQMAEPLKVIETLKPMKVSEIRPGVYIFDMGQNMVGWLRLRVTGRKGDQVMLRHAETLRPDGNLYLDNLRSARATDLYTLKGGAAETWEPRFTYHGFRFVEVTGYPGKPTLASIEGRVVHDAMARTGDFESSDPMLNKIHHNIYWGIRGNYRSIPTDCPQRDERQGWLGDRSVVSRSESYLFDIASFYTKWMNDLKDSQRESGSIPDVSPSYWVLYNDGIVWPSTFILAPNMVYEQYGDSRVIERNYPAMRKWVEYMRGFLKNGIMPKNTYGDWCVPPEKPELIHSQDPTRVTAGALLSTAYYYHMLELMSRYAKLAGQTADIAEYQTLAGTVKAAFLREYFKQADSKFDNGTQTSSILPLAFDLVPGESRTAVFDRLVTKIEKESNNHVGVGLVGAQWLMRTLSDNGRADLALTIATQKTYPGWGYMVEKGATTVWELWNGDTADPAMNSGNHVMQIGDLGVWMYEYLAGIRPDPAHPGFQHFSIRPFTASGLTHVKASHLSPYGRIVSNWTKQSGKVTMNVTVPPNTSATVYVPGAAASGSGGLKPDHVEGGASVFEVKSGSYTFMGQ, encoded by the coding sequence TTGCTAACCGCCGCGCCCTCGGCATTGAAACCCGCGGGGCTCACCGTGGAGCATCGCAGGAACCCGTCAGGCATCTCGGAAACAGCACCACGTTTGAGTTGGGTTCTGGAGGCGCGCACCCCCACGGCGCGCGGATTGGCGCAGTCGGCCTACCGGGTACTGGTGGCCTCCTCGCCGGCGAATCTCAAGTCGGGCACGGGCGACTTGTGGGATTCCGGCAAGGTGGAGACGGCGCAGAGCATTCTGGTCCCATATCGGGGCAAAGTGTTGGAAACAGGGATGGCGGCGTACTGGCAGGTGCAGGTGTGGGACCAGGCCGGCAATCTCTCGGCGTGGAGTGAAACGGGCCAGTGGTCGATGGGCCTGCTGCAGGCATCCGACTGGAAAGGCAAGTGGATCGGACAGGGTGCTTATGCGGACTACCGGTCCCCCAACAGCCCGTTCCAACTGATCACCACCTCCAAGTGGATCTGGTTTGACGAGGGCAACCCGGCCGTCAAGGCTCCGGCGGCGACGCGCTGGTTCTCAGCCAAAGTCACGCTCCCCGCGGGCCGGACGATGCGGCACGCCATGTTCGTCCTGGGCGCCGACAACAGCTTTGAGCTTTCGATCAACGGCAAACCGGCGGGCCGCGGCAACCAGCCGAGCCTGCCGGAGGTACTCGACGTGGCGCCCCTGTTGAAGCAGGGCGAGAACGTAATCCTTGTCCAGGCGAAGAATACGCGGGAAGACCCGGCCGGGCTGATCGGCGCGCTACAAGTTCAGTTCACTTCGGGCGAACCGCTGGTGTTGCGGAGCGGCTCCGGCTGGCAGGCAGCCGCGTCGGAGACGGGTCCGTGGACGGCGGCTCGAGAGCTGGGCGGCTTCGGCATGAAGCCCTGGGGCGACGTGGGCTTCCAGGGCGAACGAGCCTTGCCGGCGCGGATGCTGCGCAAGGAGTTCAGCGTGGGCAGTGGTCTGCGGCGCGCCACGGCTTATGTTTCCGGCCTCGGCTTAAGCGAGCTGTATGTGAACGGGTCGAAGGCGGGTGATGACGTCCTTTCGCCCAATCTTTCCGAGTACGCGAAGCGGGTCTTCTATGTCACGCACGACGTGACGAAGCAGTTGAAGTCCGGAGAGAACGCCCTCGGCGTGATGCTGGGCAACGGGCGCTATTGGGCTCCGCGCAACCAGGTTCCCATCGGGATGGTGGGCTATGACGTTCCCAAACTTCTGCTGCAACTGGAACTGGAGTACGCCGACGGGAAACACGAAACCGTCGTCAGCGACCCTACGTGGAAGATGACAACGGACGGGCCGGTACGCGTCAATAACGAGTACGACGGCGAGGAGTACGACGCGACGAAGGAGATCTCCGGCTGGGCCAATGCGGGCTTCGACGACTCCAAGTGGCAGCCGGTGGAAGCGTTGCAGCCGCCGCAGGGCGCGCTGGAAGCGCAGATGGCTGAGCCGCTGAAGGTGATTGAGACCCTCAAACCGATGAAGGTGAGCGAGATCCGGCCCGGGGTCTACATCTTCGACATGGGCCAGAACATGGTTGGCTGGCTTCGCCTCCGGGTGACCGGCCGCAAGGGCGACCAGGTGATGCTGCGCCACGCCGAGACTCTGAGGCCGGACGGCAACCTCTATCTCGACAACCTGCGGTCGGCGCGGGCCACCGACCTGTACACACTCAAAGGCGGAGCGGCGGAGACCTGGGAACCGCGCTTCACTTACCACGGCTTCCGGTTCGTCGAGGTCACTGGGTATCCCGGCAAACCGACACTGGCTTCCATCGAGGGCCGCGTGGTGCACGATGCGATGGCGCGTACGGGCGACTTCGAATCGTCCGATCCGATGCTCAATAAGATCCACCACAACATCTACTGGGGGATCCGGGGCAACTACCGCAGTATTCCCACCGACTGCCCCCAGCGCGACGAGCGGCAGGGCTGGCTGGGCGACCGCAGCGTGGTGAGCCGCAGCGAAAGCTACCTGTTCGACATCGCTTCGTTCTATACGAAGTGGATGAACGATCTCAAGGATTCGCAGCGCGAATCCGGCAGCATCCCTGACGTCTCGCCCAGCTACTGGGTGCTGTACAACGACGGTATTGTGTGGCCCAGCACGTTCATCCTGGCTCCGAACATGGTCTATGAGCAATACGGCGACTCGCGCGTCATCGAACGGAACTATCCGGCGATGCGGAAGTGGGTGGAGTACATGCGCGGGTTCCTGAAAAACGGCATCATGCCGAAGAACACCTATGGCGACTGGTGCGTGCCGCCGGAGAAGCCGGAACTGATCCACTCGCAGGATCCGACGCGCGTTACCGCGGGTGCGCTGCTCAGCACGGCCTACTACTATCACATGCTGGAGCTGATGAGCCGCTATGCGAAGCTGGCGGGCCAGACGGCGGACATCGCCGAATACCAGACGCTGGCCGGCACCGTGAAGGCCGCGTTCCTGCGCGAGTATTTCAAGCAGGCCGACTCCAAGTTCGACAACGGCACCCAGACCTCCAGCATCCTGCCCCTGGCGTTCGACCTCGTACCCGGCGAGAGCCGCACGGCGGTGTTCGATCGCCTGGTGACGAAGATCGAGAAGGAGAGCAACAACCATGTGGGCGTCGGCCTGGTGGGCGCGCAGTGGCTGATGCGGACGCTGTCGGACAACGGGCGCGCAGACCTGGCGCTGACGATCGCGACGCAGAAGACCTACCCCGGCTGGGGCTACATGGTGGAGAAGGGCGCGACCACGGTGTGGGAGCTCTGGAACGGCGACACGGCCGATCCAGCGATGAACTCCGGCAACCACGTGATGCAGATCGGCGACCTGGGCGTGTGGATGTACGAGTACCTGGCGGGCATCCGGCCCGATCCGGCGCATCCGGGCTTCCAACACTTCTCCATCCGTCCGTTCACGGCGAGTGGATTGACCCATGTGAAGGCGAGCCACCTTTCGCCTTACGGCCGCATTGTCAGCAACTGGACGAAGCAGAGTGGCAAGGTGACGATGAATGTCACCGTTCCTCCGAACACGTCGGCCACGGTTTACGTGCCCGGAGCAGCGGCGAGCGGATCGGGCGGCCTGAAGCCGGATCATGTCGAAGGCGGAGCGTCCGTCTTTGAGGTGAAGTCCGGCAGCTACACGTTTATGGGCCAGTAG